One Elusimicrobiota bacterium genomic window carries:
- the mqnC gene encoding Cyclic dehypoxanthine futalosine synthase: MNSKDFANQECCVNLPLIEKKILNRERLTSQEGLFLLKDAPLNWLGQMAMEERYRRSPEKEITFIIDSNPNYTNICDTDCHFCAFFRRPQDKDSYTLTIDQVMEKIDRSVKLGVTTILLQGGHNRAIPFDYYLSLIRETRERFPSVTPHFFTASEIQTMAQVNGCSVSQVLAELKKAGQHTLPGGGAEILSERVRKKLSPKKGGPEAWLEVHREAHRQGFTSTATMMYGHIEEPEDVVEHWNQIRSLQDSSKSLNNGGGFTAFIPWSFKPDNTVLERRFPRRAGPVPYLRMLAASRLYLDNFDHIQASWFSEGKKTGQAALFFGADDFGGTLYEENVHAEAGFVNVTTLKETIQLIHEAGFDAVQRTTRYDRLKKFPKNMSEDELTVAVAPEVSLRKNQPVEKRNEPVSA; the protein is encoded by the coding sequence ATGAATTCCAAAGACTTTGCCAACCAGGAGTGTTGCGTGAACTTGCCTCTCATTGAAAAAAAAATCTTAAACCGAGAACGCTTAACGTCTCAAGAAGGTTTGTTTTTGCTCAAAGATGCGCCGCTCAATTGGTTGGGTCAAATGGCGATGGAGGAACGTTATCGCCGTTCTCCTGAGAAAGAAATTACTTTCATCATTGATTCAAACCCCAATTACACGAACATTTGCGACACCGATTGTCATTTCTGTGCTTTTTTTAGGCGTCCCCAAGACAAAGATTCGTACACGTTGACCATCGACCAAGTGATGGAAAAAATTGACCGGTCGGTAAAATTGGGGGTCACCACCATTCTTCTTCAGGGGGGGCACAATCGGGCCATTCCGTTTGATTATTATTTAAGCCTCATTCGAGAAACCCGCGAAAGATTTCCATCTGTAACTCCGCATTTTTTCACCGCATCTGAAATTCAAACCATGGCGCAGGTCAATGGTTGTTCTGTTTCTCAAGTGTTGGCCGAATTAAAGAAGGCCGGACAGCACACTCTTCCTGGGGGCGGCGCAGAAATTTTAAGTGAAAGAGTTCGCAAAAAACTCTCCCCCAAGAAAGGTGGGCCGGAAGCGTGGCTTGAGGTGCACCGGGAAGCCCACAGGCAAGGTTTCACTTCAACCGCGACCATGATGTATGGTCATATCGAAGAACCAGAGGACGTGGTGGAACATTGGAACCAAATTCGATCTCTCCAAGACTCTTCGAAATCTCTCAACAATGGCGGTGGGTTTACGGCGTTTATTCCCTGGAGTTTCAAACCCGACAACACTGTTCTTGAACGACGGTTTCCCCGCCGTGCTGGACCCGTTCCCTATTTGCGAATGCTTGCGGCCTCGCGTCTTTATCTAGATAATTTCGATCATATTCAGGCTTCTTGGTTTTCCGAAGGGAAAAAAACGGGGCAGGCCGCGCTCTTTTTTGGGGCCGATGATTTCGGCGGAACTTTGTATGAAGAAAATGTTCATGCTGAGGCTGGGTTTGTGAATGTCACAACCCTGAAAGAAACCATTCAACTCATTCATGAGGCCGGCTTTGATGCGGTGCAACGTACCACCCGATACGACCGTCTGAAAAAATTCCCCAAAAACATGTCGGAGGATGAATTGACAGTGGCAGTGGCGCCAGAAGTATCGCTCAGGAAAAATCAGCCTGTTGAAAAAAGGAACGAACCGGTTTCGGCGTGA
- the mqnA gene encoding Chorismate dehydratase: MAGPLPLVECWALSNEFEPLSGWCIAAKERCRSVYVLSRVPFSELDHVMMGVTKESLTSAALCDVLIRYKYNHQVRMRNGLEAQDAAWLVIGDQALGMTNQPLGQVWPYVTDLATEWWNWKQTPFIFARWVVRRDLSPSKKKELNDEVAQNLKKGLAALGEISSSVALRSNLSPMFVKSYLSEFIYDLPVGSVSSENEFQRLCQPGVLRELASH, from the coding sequence GTGGCGGGCCCCCTTCCGTTGGTGGAATGTTGGGCCCTGTCAAATGAATTTGAGCCTTTGAGCGGATGGTGTATTGCGGCCAAAGAACGGTGCCGAAGCGTGTATGTGTTGTCTCGAGTCCCGTTTTCTGAGTTGGATCATGTCATGATGGGTGTCACCAAAGAATCCCTTACCTCCGCCGCGCTCTGCGACGTTCTTATTCGCTATAAATACAATCATCAAGTCCGAATGAGAAATGGCTTGGAAGCGCAAGATGCCGCTTGGCTTGTAATTGGCGATCAGGCCCTTGGCATGACCAACCAACCCTTGGGCCAGGTCTGGCCCTATGTCACAGATTTGGCCACTGAGTGGTGGAATTGGAAACAAACTCCTTTCATTTTTGCTCGATGGGTTGTTCGCCGCGATTTGAGTCCCTCTAAAAAGAAAGAATTGAATGATGAAGTCGCCCAAAATCTCAAAAAAGGGCTTGCGGCTCTTGGAGAGATTTCTTCAAGCGTGGCCCTGCGTTCGAACCTTTCACCGATGTTTGTTAAATCCTACTTAAGCGAGTTTATTTATGATTTGCCTGTGGGATCGGTTTCATCTGAAAATGAATTCCAAAGACTTTGCCAACCAGGAGTGTTGCGTGAACTTGCCTCTCATTGA